ACTACATTTTTTGCTGCCTGTGACCTAAAGAGTAATGAAAGAGGCAGGATCTTGATGATAGAAGTGAATCTAACATGTAATTATCACATTCGGTAAACTTAATGTTCAAATCATGATATCTACAgtcctttaattttatttccaaCTTGCAGTGAAGAGAtaatgaaaccatatatatatatatatataactgcaTTAAGCTTTGAACCTTTGGAGGCCAACTTTATAGCCTAGAGTCCTGGTGTCTTTTTGCACTTGTTCTTGGAAATCTTTGTAAGTAAAAGGTTTATATTTTGAGCTGTGGATCACACTCTCTTCAGCTGGGAATACAAAGTAGCAGATTGATAGCCGCTCCTCCTGCTTCTTCACTCTCACTCTATGTTTCACACTCATGTATTCGTCGTCACTTATAGCCTATACTCAACACAATTTTAATACCAAATAAGTAAGATTTTCaacattgataaataaataaataaaaactgaaGTATTACTGTTGAGGGTAAGATACTCAACAAGCTATAATATTATTTTCGATTGGGACTTTTGTCTTTTTACTCAGTCAAGAATTCTTGGCAAGTTCACAAAGTAGAGCTTGCCTCATCACCTATGGCATATAAGTAACTAATGAAGAGCATGCTACTACTTGAGTGTTCCGCGTGTTCAAGCACTAAGCGCTTTCACTTTATAAATCTATACAACTTTTAATGGAGTAAAAAGCCAAAATCTCAATCAGGGAGGATACCTCAACAATTaccatataatatataaatgaaatttgaatgaaGTGGGTTGTATAGACCTGCATCATGTCACCGATATGAACTACAAGAGTGTTGGGAATTGGGTTAACCAAGTGCCATTTATTGTCCTTGAAAATTTCTAGTCCCCCAACATGATCTTGGTTCACTATGGAAAGCACTGAGCTATCGGTGTGTGGGATCATGCCCCAAGCCTCGCCAGCCAAGGAGCGGCGCGGTGGATACCTGTAAACCCGAATGAATGCAGTGGATTCATCTAACTTAGACTCGGATTGTTTAGGATCAAGATCGAGATTCTTCGCCATTGATTCAAACAAGGTTGTGGCAATCCTTGAAAGGTGCCTTCCATATTCTTCCAACAAAAGCCTAGTGGAAAAGACAGTTAAGGAAAAAAATATCTAGTTAGCAAGTAAGCAAAATGGGGTGGGGCAACTTAATCGACCATGGGAGTCATTTCGAGAACTGGGAAAGCAGATTCGTTTTATTATGGGAAAAAGATGAAGACCCATGTTTTTGTTTATATATGTGATGGCAAAGAATAATTTGCCATTGATCGAAAGGCTAAGCACATTGAGGGTGGTGGTGGGGGACTGTGTTCTTTCACTTATGGAACATATCAATCAAAAGCTGTTCCAAAGTCATTCTTGTTCCTTGCTGCTTTTGCATTTCGTGGCCTTACCTCACTATCCATGCTTTATTTTACGGGGAATTATAAGCTCCATACACAAAACAGCAAGGTGCTTTATGTTCCTGAGAGGATCCTAAGACAAACTCAAgatgaattcaaaattttactcccaaacaACTTTGATTCTCACCTATCACTATTTCTTTTGCAAAATCACTATGCTTTAACTCTAAAATAGTTACCAAAAACAAACCATGATTTCAAACCAAAAAGTAAGACAGATAATCAGCCTTTCAAATCAAACCATATTTTTAACATGATAATTTAATCTAAACTAAAAActctaatatattttattatttttaaaatcatgtttaaaataaatattttttttataaacaccTTTTGATAACAATGGAAAACATTGTCAATTTTTTTCAaagcattttttaaaattactttttaaccTCAACGATAAACAAATTTTTAATGTTTCTATGTACAAACTGATTGAGCCTTAACTCATTCGATTTCGTTACAATTACAATAATTAGGAGGACATAATTTCAAATACCTATTGGATACTCAAATTTCAAACCTATTACATAGGACTAGGgcaaaaggaaagaaacaaacAAGAGTTTTGACCTTCTTCATATTCTTTATATGATTAATGTTATTATAATACTACTACTAATAATAAGGAGTTTATTTAGCCCCATATTTATAATTTGACTAATTTTAATCTTGAGTCCCATTCTACATAAAATTCTCGACTTTGTCATTGAATCTGATTACTTGATTATATCAAGTCAAAATTTGAATTCAATTATCTTATAAACAATGAAATGGAacacttaattattaattttgtggATGAAAGTTTTAATTGCCAAAGATTAAAGGACATGATCAATCATGTATATATCCATCCATATTATTATTAAACTGGagttataaattaattaaggACTAGTTCaattagaaaataatttaaaaataatttcttaacaaaataaaaaatattattatagttATGGTTTTGTCTTTTCATAATTTCCTATAAAATCTTTACCTAAAACAACTAAAAACTAATTTCCTAAAAAAATACTGACTAAATGTTTAGGATACAACATAAGATTTGTACATAAAATTTTTACTACTACACTTATAATTTAactaaaagtaattttttataaatatagaaattattttataaatcttTTTCACCATATTATTTATGGtccattttcaattatttaataacattttaataattttttctatcTCATTAACACATAAATTTGGCAATTTTTTTACTCTTAACTtaaatcttgaaccttaaactcCAAACCCTGAATATTAAACCCCGGCCTTTGactttaaaccttaaactctaaacaTTAAATCTTAAATCTTGAATCAAACCTAAACCTCAAATTTAAATCCTAAATCCTAAATCCTAAACTTTAAATTTGGGGTTCGAGTTTAAGGTTCGGGATTCGAGGttcaagttttaaattttgagttcagGATTTTGGATTCTATGTTTAGGATTTGGGtttgaatttttggtttaaattaGAGATTAgggtttgaaatttaaattttagaattgaGGGTCATGGTGGAAGGTTCGGTTTCGTCTTTGCTACATGAGGATTCACTATCTTAGCTCGACATTGATGAAATAAATTAATCATCATTGGAACTATACATTCATCCTCCTATCAATAAACCATACAGGAAATATACTATTTATCGTACTGTTATCAATCCATGATTGTTAATCCTACTGACATAATTGGTCCCACAACCTGAAAGTTGTTGATTAATCTTCGTTACGACTTACAAGAATGAGAACTCAAAAACTGTGATAGTTTTCATTGAAAATTAAATTCTTCCAATTTTCAGTTGAATCATATATATGGTGATGGCGAGGAATGTGGTATATAACTATGTATGGGAaattaaaagtaaagaaaatatgaTGATTGGTCCATTGAAACTATTTGCATATTTTGTTTTGGGGACAGGGTCTTAAAAAAGTTATTGATGCTGACCTTGCAATCTtcattttttgcaaaaaaaaatctgGAACAGTTCAATCAGTTGGTCACTTCGTAGTGATTACTGCCCACCCAAAAGCAATacaaaatccaaaaagaaaaacgCCAACCAAAAGCAATCAACAAAGAAACAGTACCTGAAACAATGAAGCATAGGATGTTCAGAATGGAAGTGTGGGAGTTGAGTGAGTGGAACATTAAACCCTTCGAGCCAGTTCATAGTTGAAGTCGAGGCAGCAGGGTTTAGGGCAGTCCCAGATGGGGTTAAGGCAGGGGTGCCCCAGAAATAAGACATAGGGTTAGTGATTAAGGCTTGCTTGGACTCAAAGGATAAACCAAACAACATCTTGGCATGGTACTGAAGTTTGGTCAAAAGGGTTGAAGGGATCCCATGGTTAACCAAACGAAAAAGACCCCAATTTTTACAAGCATCCCCAAGCTTATGCAGGCTAAGGCACTCAAGATCCACCATAGGGATTGGAACTGAATCTTCTTGGGTGGTGGTACTGGTGTCTTCCATGGAGTAGTTGTTCTTCTTCAATTGAGCCATCATCTGCTGCGGAGGATGAACACCCTCACCGTTCAGCTGGCGAAACACAGGAGGGTAAGATCCAACGTTGCTCATTTGAAGCATGTTTCTAATCATATACCTTATATATTTTCTTCTGTATTTCAGGGTTCAGTACAGACGGTATATATAGAGCGAGGGGATTAGGTTTTGTCCTAAAGTGGAAGTGAAATTATATTTAGGTAGGGACCCATTTTGATATGTTGTGACACGTGTCGATATATCGTCACCCTAGCTAAGCTGACTTGTTTTTATTTGTCAGTCACTGCAACTTTAGTGAATGCCTAAAAGACCTCCCTCAGTCAGCTGATTTGCCGGCTACTGCCTGCTCTGCTCCGGTATCGTCTTAGGATTTCTCACAACACTGCTTTAAGTATAGCAATTGGTGaagtttcttgttcctttcggaGACGCGGATATCCGTACGTCTTCGGCTGAGATACAAAGCTCAAATTTGGTCAAAATTACACATGTTTTTAAATATCTGTGATTAAAAtgtgatttgataatttttaaatggtcaaatactatttttttttgaagtttttttgttTGTTATAAAAGTACAATAATAATAAGtgagttaaattattaaaattataaaattttaatttcttgatttgaatttctaaattataattttagtaacgaaaattaatttttgtaccCATTTTTTATTGGAACATGATATTTTTAACCATATAGACTTGCTAGCAATAAGTTTTGTTGTACGGTATAATAACAAAAAAGTCCTTCATACTTTACACCTTTGGACAATTGAACTTTTTGTTGAAGTACTTTAGCCCTCAATGTTTTATTTCGTTAAATTTTAACCGCATATGATTGTACAATACAACATGGTTTAAATGctcaagaaaaattgaaaatcttacatagaattaaaatatatatattttttagttaataaaaacaataaattatacaaaaaaactcatatttttaaaattgttaaaattttataaataatacatttgtataattgaatataataaaatcaatattaaagtattttatttagaatatatcaattttttataatatttacaaatattttaataatgattaaattttttattaacattgTGAAAAGAAAACTGAATAATGAATTAAgactttttaatgaaataattgttctattgaataaaaaagaagaagctaataATTACTTTCACGATTCCAATCACCGTCCTTAATTTTGAAAACGCCATGGGATTGTTACTTGCTTCGTTTTAAGAATCTCGAAGGTACAAGTATATAAAATCTTTCAACCTACCCCTgcgtttatatatttttactaccTCAACATGCTAATTGTTTTtacattgaaattttaaaaaaagtttattcAACTTAGTCCTTGAATATGATAATTGCTTTCAcgttgaaattttaatttttttttgtccaaatagtccttgaacttggtaattattctcatattaaggattgaaatttttttttccaagttggtccttgatatttctttaaaaaccataaaattcAAGATCTAATTGAGAACAATTACCTAATTTAGGCCCCAAATAGTTATTTAACTCGTACATAAATTATGTCctactttttttttgaataaaacagTATTTAATTTATGAACTTGGCAATTTTTTAACTTGattcatgaaatttttttgtCTACTTTAGTTTTGGAATTTGGCAACTTTTCTCAAATTGGTCCATGAATTAAAGTAATAATGACACTACCACTAAAATTGTGCCATGTTATTacctatatttaaaaaaaaactgtataaaatctaaaaaaatccaatatatatattaaatcaagtAATCATATGACTCAATCTCAAAGTATCACATTATcgtatttttatgaaatttaaatttagggactaaatttaaaaaattaatcaaattttgaGATTAATATGGACAAAAAAATTTGGGGGCTAAGAAAAGTTttcaaattcaaaaactaaaagttagtttatctttttttttttacctaaacATTTCTGCCTAGTTTATATAttttctgcttttttttttaattcattgagGAAATGGCAATAGTAGGCTTAGAACTCGAAGGCGTTTCATGGTTGATCGGGTTGGTTAGGTCCAGTTTTGGGCCAGGCTTAGACTTTGGATCGACTTGATCTAGTCagtttattattgaaaaataattaaaaaatattaaattaaattatatttatatttatatattttttataattaaatttaaataaaaataattttattatttttcaaacaaTAGAACAGATTATTGAGATAGACGAAACCATGTTCGAGCTTGAAAACTTGTTTAAAATCGAACCACGACCTATGTTATTTAGTACAATTATGACTCAAAGTTGCTTCATTCTCAGGGGAAGTCAACATCAAGTTTAatggtttaaattcaatttaatcatttatttatttttgaaggtAGGAGAAGGATTATGAACTTTTTGTAACGGAATAAAATTGTAATTAGTAATTCAAATATttagttgaatggaatggaatagaatagAATAAAATTGTAATAGTATTCTTATATTTGGTTGAATGGATTGATATTGTAATGGTTTAAGAAAGAATTGAAATGACCATAGTACACTTAAcagaaattttttaaataaatatttattgtttttaaattttaataagattagtaccaaattcaaaattattatagGCCCAAAATGGTGAgataaaaaaaagcctaaaaatctGTAACAATAGCCCAAATTAAAATCCAAAGAACGAGCCCTATGATTTTTCCAATTTCATTTATACGTTTTCAAATCCACACAGATCCTCATCTTTCTCTCTGCTTCGAGACTCTCTGGAACATCACCAAAGCCGACTTTCAGGTCACCCTCCTCCTTTTCTTTGCTAACTCATATACCCGCTCCAAGCTTGCTGTttgctttcttttattttccttttgttctttttttagtttttttttttattattggttGGTCTGCAAATTAAATTTTGTAAGTTATTTTGCTTTTTATATGGTGCAATTATCTTATAATTAGGGTTGTAGCAATACTAGGAAGCAAAAGAGAATTAAATGAACATGGGTATCAGAATCTTATTAAGTCCTGTCTTTGATTTGTGATGTTggtttttggatttttctttatAATACTCTTTTGTAACCTCTTAATATTGAGGAGAACTTGAGTGTTTATCTTATAATTAGGGTTGTGTTATGGCTAATTAACTATCCTTCCATAGCAGTATCTAGGGAACAAAAGGGACTTGCATTAGTATGAGTATTAATAGGAACAAAAGAAGGGAATCAGGGTCTTAATAATTTCTGTTTTTTGTTTTCTGATGTTGGGTTTTTGAATTTATCTTTATATTACACTTCTTGTATTGTTTGATTCTTTTGCTTTTCTGTTTCAGATCTTGGAACAACTAGGAACAAGTTTGGGCAGTCATGGCTAAGCACCATCCTGATTTGATCATGTGCCGGAAACAGCCGGGGATTGCAATAGGACGATTATGTGAGAAGTGTGATGGCAAGTGTGTAATCTGTGACTCTTATGTCCGCCCTTGCACGCTTGTGCGAGTTTGCGATGAATGCAACTATGGGTCGTTTCAAGGTAGGTGTGTTATCTGTGGAGGGGTGGGGATATCCGATGCATATTACTGTAAGGAGTGTACTCAGCAAGAGAAAGATCGCGATGGTTGTCCAAAAATTGTTAATCTCGGGAGTGCTAAAACAGACTTATTCTATGAACGTAAAAAATATGGTTTTAAGAAAAGATGATTGATGTTTACCTGCTGTGATTAGGTCTTGCTGTGCTTATGTCACAGGGAATGCCGGATTTTAGAATATGTTGGTATCACAGAGAGACTTAAGCTCTTTAgaattatgttattttaagaACTGTAGTTGATTGTACTAGGGGCCTAATTTATTTACACAGAATCTGGTATGGAAATATCTGGTTGCATTGTTTATGGAGTTCTATTGCTGATTTACACCTATTGATTCGTAGTTTATCCTATGTATTTGCATGTGGTTTGTGGGTGAGCTTTTGCAAGCAAAGTTTTCTCAAAGTCATCGTTTTAGGTTTTGCATATCTCGTGCTTGTGCCTGTCCTCGTTTTAGGTTTTGCAAAGTTTTTAAGTGCTTTATTACTTGCATTATCTACTTCTATATGCTCTACAGTCTTCTTGTGTTACTTGTGCATGAAGCAAATGAAAATTGTTATCGCACTATAAGACAATCCTGGTTCGAAATCGACTATGTTGCAGAGCAACCAAGCGGCCGAATGAATCTCAGCAGTATCTCCTATTCTTGCATGTAAATTGATTGACAACTTACTGTTTTTCTGGGGGTTAATTACACCAAAGTCCTCAAACTATAGATCAAATTTAAATTGatcttttgaaaatgttttaattgaattatcaaACAAAATTATTCTTCTAATCAAATTATTTCGTCAGTCTAATTGCCAGCTTTAACGTTAAATATTGTAGCTTTGTTTTTAAAGACATACAGATTGACAATATTTTATGCACGTCAGATCGAAGCTGAAGTCGAAGCTTAAGGCTAAATTGACTCTTACCATTATCAGGCTTCGCTTTCATGAAGTTTGATTCCTCTAAAACGAGATCTATATTACCTTAATAATTCAAATCATTTTTTGCAAATCATGTGGACTTGTACTGTGATGTTAAAGCCAATTGGAGATGGTGAAAGCGATACAATATATGTTCCAAACATTCCCTTTTTTGTAAGAAAACTACACTAGAACCTGCCTCGACATTTTTGGAGTATCGCCAAGGGATCACAACTCAATTTGGAGGACATGTAagctttttactaactttaataTTCTTTCAAATTTGCCTCTTTTTTAGAGTTTTGAAAGCCATGCCGTAAAAAGTATTCTGTATGGTTATGAGGAAGCCTTGGGACAAGCCATTAATCTATAGAAGTCAGGTATTATACTTTGACTTCCTGACAGATGCATTATTTGTTTGGTTATGGTGGTAAGCTTAACGATGAATTATGGGCAATATCTGGGATTTATCTTCCCACAATGGGAGGaacaaaaagtaatttttttttcttttttcagagAAAGATTGAGTAAGAGGATTTTAGTTGGAAGCACAAATTTCAGTCAAAACCAAGAAAAAAGTGCAAAAAACTGTTGCCCAAGCACTCCCTGTTCATTGCATGAGTGTCTTCTTACTGCTCTTGAACACAGGTGATGCCCCTCAAAAAATGATGATCTCCTTTTAGTGGGCTCTAACAATAATGGGCAACAGGAAGTTCATTGGGCCTCATAAGAGAAACTTTGTGTTGTTAAAAAAATTGGAGGTATAAgtttttgaaaaccttaaatgtTTTTAACATGACAATGTTTCGCAAACAAAGTTGGAGGTTATTCGAGTCTTTATTCTCTTTCATTTAGACTGTCCAAagctaaataatttttaaattgtgaatttattgATGTAAACGAAGGTAATAACCTTCTTTTCATATGGAATAGTATTATTGCAGCTAAACAAATCCTATATCATCCCATACCTGCTTCAATCACCATTGAAAATAGGAGATGCTACTGGAACACTTTCTTAACTTGCACGACTTCATGATTTAGTGAAAATTCTTTAAATCATTCTCATCATTTAGAAAGCTTGAATACATTTTTAACATCATTTTGAATTATTGTAAAACCTTTTCAAAGCTCAATCATGCATACATACAAGTCTCAaatcaatttataattcaaaggTTAACATACACATTCGAATAATTTCAAAAGTCACTCGATTTCACTAAATCCAAATACTGACAAATTCCTTTAATAGTTTAAGTCTTTAAATACATGCCAAAATACAATAATTACAATCAACATAGAAAcattacaatttcaaaatactGAATGGCCATGCGCTTTTCCCATGCCAGAACCATAACCTTCTCAACAAGTCCACAACCTACATGTTTAAACAATTTACGCGTGAACTCAATAGATACACAAAGATAAACATACTTATCCTATTACTTATTAGTGTTGAGCCCCTAGGAGTAATGATTTAGAATTCAATTAAGCCACATTTTAGTGTTATTAAAGGATTTAACCCTTATTACCGAATTAAAGGGGGATTCAACTAACAAATTGTTGATTAATTAGGTGATCACATGTTTAATTCAAATGTATAACTCCTATTGAGTGTTCACATAGTGTTTAGTCAAATATAAAGTCCATCTTTTATTAGAATTCACTAGCTTAGTCATAAATAAATTCATTCCAAGTTCGAGCTTAAGCTATAAAATTGTGTAATGTAACACAATGTCGTGACATTATGGTAGATGAAGTATTGACCTTACTAATTGTTGTCGTGGAGTTTAAGTTCATAGAAGAATGTTGTGAACATCAAGGAAGTTAACGTCATGACGTAATTTATTGAATTtctaagaataaaaaaaagagagtaaagtCACAATATTGCGAGACATGACGTCGTGACATTAGTTACTAAAATTGCGACATCGACGTAAAAATGTCATGATGTTGCTAGGAATTTGCGAAGTGATCAAGGCATAGTTTGTAAAGTCGTAACATTGCGAGGAACAACATCATGACATTGTTGACTGATTAGGAATTAATGTTATCCAAGTGCAATATCCATAGAGAAGGATTAATTTAACTCTTACTCAAGTAGAAACAAACCATTGGGTGTATTATAACATAGTTCATAAAATTTAGAAGGTCATCCTTCCATCTTACAACCAATTCACAACATCATTCTTATAATCATTTAGGAGTTACATAAATAGAAATTTTGACCTCATATTTTTGCCTTATAGCCCTTATGAATTAGTTCAAAAATTTTCCTTCACAGATAGGCTCTCGACCTTTCATCTTAATTACTTATAACACCATTCATTTATGCCACAATGTTCAAAACATGATATCAAAACATATTCATTATAGTATGtccatttattcaatttcttatcAATTTATTAGCTTAGGGCCTTCAGTAAACTCTAGCAAAATGTAACTCAGATGCTTGAGACCCATTCAAACACAATCAGGGAGCACATAATTACTAAGCCTGAAGGCATCATATCACGACCCTCCAAACAGGACCATATTGCACATAAGTGCATCCATCCAAACACAATCGAAGACcacataaattgtaacaccccaaacctggcccagacgttatggccagatccgacatgccacatcgaagcgttcaaaacattttatattgttgatccagaaaaacctacttagtgttttaaaagataatttcattataggttaaagtgaatggaagctgtgcaccaggtagaaaaccggaaaagaggaggtgagtctatcggactacttaagtaccaagctcccttcggatccaatcctagacatgcacaccgccattgccacaccttaacgtcatgtatatttctaggaaatcgatttgattaagtcatttttaggaaaagtgattaattttggaaaatactttcattgcggaagctttgcttgttgtcgtgttattttgaaatcaattgttgtttttttttttgaaaacgcgccctaaagctatccaatttcaacagttaaaataagtaatacctatcttagtaatacatattaaaaccttcaaaaataattaagcgaccttattacatttaaaaacccaaacctcaacgtaaataataggatgtccagttcaccagaagaaaaccaaactttcagaacaggtggccactccgaattccctcacagctccaagcccactatggttggggatttcctgcgtggatgaaaataaaaggggtgagtttggggaaactcagtgtgtaaggaaaacccattcaaagcccaagtcagctcaagcctattggacctaagcccattcaggtaacagtggtactggaccagagccctttccatattacaataaactgggccttagccccttattcagataacagtatggcccataggcccatttcaaaatacatgcaacatcaataacatatgcaagcccatttggggagactactcaacctaccaaccactacactccacccgtaccagccctacactccatgtggggattagctcaacccacccagccgaacactccatagttgcagccttgctgctcagttaacagtaaattgaggcaaagcctccagtacgtggacaagccactttcagtacttcctccgtcaatatcccaatcccatgcatcagataataacaacatggcatgcagtaaataacaacagtcaaacatgcatttaggtcaatttaaccctaggggtatttcggtaatttatctactaggggtaaaattataaattttccacttttaaaggtattttagtaatttatctattttaaggtttttcatgcatattcctacttttcacgtactaacagaatcacgtaccgagggttcttaccgaattgggcacGTTGgctcatcattccaattttggcccattaagcccaaaaatatcgagggcataaaaatcatgcactttgcagtccaaattttgcagcttaccaaaaacattaatcgatttacctcacgagcattcgtacacacgcaaatctacaaaataccgattttcggcatttcggcttttcgacttttgccgatccagactaagaaagagggtgttagttacacacttgtttgcgacgatatgctgacgagatccacacacgaactgcctacaattggattactaacacgttaatctaactattcaaatatgaactacgtattaaccccttacaatattcggccaaccacacctacagatcatagtaagctcataagaaatcaataagcaactcattaacaatttttttgtcaatgtttaccacataatcaaaatttcactgcaagctgtcttcctgagcaacagtcactaaatcatttataactggagatacgaaactccaaatcaagtgccgttaattttccctgaaaatagactcatatatcttctatccataaagttttcagaatttttggtttatccaatcaataccatatttttctcaaagtttcccatgtttcactgtttgactaatctgaccactcttcattacgaatcaaatttctcattgtaaagaattcaaaatatgttctcgtttattccatttgaaactagactcattaagatttaattacataatttatacagcttctaactcatctcccacaatttatggtgattttccaaagtcacgttactgctgctgtcccaagcaaatttattaccaaatcactctttcacacataacttgcatgcatgtttttttttaaacatgtatatcaccaatcaatcatcacatatctatgattttacttaagtataatatccatttcatcattttaaaggacaacatattagccgatttttccccttagcatctaagcacatgcatgctcatttgtttggctcaacttcacatatcttccatttttcatgaaaagaacatgaaacaacaaccatttccttcattttaattcatgaccaaatgctcacaatacaaccaaaaaccaaaatatgcttcaagagttaaggtagaatcaagaagaactcatgaacatcaagatagaagcaaactacc
This window of the Gossypium hirsutum isolate 1008001.06 chromosome A09, Gossypium_hirsutum_v2.1, whole genome shotgun sequence genome carries:
- the LOC107889070 gene encoding gibberellin 2-beta-dioxygenase 8 isoform X1 yields the protein MIRNMLQMSNVGSYPPVFRQLNGEGVHPPQQMMAQLKKNNYSMEDTSTTTQEDSVPIPMVDLECLSLHKLGDACKNWGLFRLVNHGIPSTLLTKLQYHAKMLFGLSFESKQALITNPMSYFWGTPALTPSGTALNPAASTSTMNWLEGFNVPLTQLPHFHSEHPMLHCFRLLLEEYGRHLSRIATTLFESMAKNLDLDPKQSESKLDESTAFIRVYRYPPRRSLAGEAWGMIPHTDSSVLSIVNQDHVGGLEIFKDNKWHLVNPIPNTLVVHIGDMMQVYTTHFIQISFIYYMAISDDEYMSVKHRVRVKKQEERLSICYFVFPAEESVIHSSKYKPFTYKDFQEQVQKDTRTLGYKVGLQRFKA
- the LOC107889070 gene encoding gibberellin 2-beta-dioxygenase 6 isoform X2, translated to MIRNMLQMSNVGSYPPVFRQLNGEGVHPPQQMMAQLKKNNYSMEDTSTTTQEDSVPIPMVDLECLSLHKLGDACKNWGLFRLVNHGIPSTLLTKLQYHAKMLFGLSFESKQALITNPMSYFWGTPALTPSGTALNPAASTSTMNWLEGFNVPLTQLPHFHSEHPMLHCFRLLLEEYGRHLSRIATTLFESMAKNLDLDPKQSESKLDESTAFIRVYRYPPRRSLAGEAWGMIPHTDSSVLSIVNQDHVGGLEIFKDNKWHLVNPIPNTLVVHIGDMMQAISDDEYMSVKHRVRVKKQEERLSICYFVFPAEESVIHSSKYKPFTYKDFQEQVQKDTRTLGYKVGLQRFKA
- the LOC107889069 gene encoding PHD finger-like domain-containing protein 5A; amino-acid sequence: MAKHHPDLIMCRKQPGIAIGRLCEKCDGKCVICDSYVRPCTLVRVCDECNYGSFQGRCVICGGVGISDAYYCKECTQQEKDRDGCPKIVNLGSAKTDLFYERKKYGFKKR